The region TGCGAGTTCTGCGAGTATCTCCAGGCCAACCGTATCTCCCTCACCGGAGATCACTCCTTTCAGTGTGAGTTTTGTGGGGAAGGTTTTTCCAACCAAAACAGCTACAATCGGCACCGGTGCGGTAGCACCGACATACAGGTGTACCGTTGTGAAAGCTGTCGCCATGAGTACGGTACCTCGCGGACAATGCCCACGATCAACAGCGGTGAACCTCGTGACAAATGTGATATCTGCAATCGGAATTTCGATCATTCGATGCTAGAGGATCATGGGAGCTGTGGACCGGTACCTCCACCGCTGCAAgccccgccaccaccgccacctatCAGCAACTCATTAGCATCAATTGAAACAGTGCCAACGATGGGTGCAGTAGCTGTACCTCCTCCCATTGGGACCGCCAACAGCAGTGGCGTTGGGAATGGTAACACCAACAACCTTCCCGCTAGCAAATCATATAACGTACCGATCCTTTTGGCATCGGTTTCCTCCACATCACCAGCGGGAACGTTTCGAGATACATCCAATGGGGGAACCAGCGATctcagtgctgctgctagtgtccGTTCGATTGCCGACAGTCCGATGGAGCACGATATCGGTACGCTGGATCCGTTCGGATCGGACAGTGAGTGCATTAGTGAATACCTTGGCCACGAATCCATGTCATCCGGTGCGTACGCCACGACGTATTGCACTGGCAGAAAGATGGAATGCTCGCTGAGCGAATCTTCCGGCACCAATCCGGGCTCTTTACTACCGGAATCAGCCAAAACTTACTTCGTGCTCGGTAATGTCGAGCTCCAGCAAGCAGTACAACCGACCACCAACAATAACTCCGACATACCGGCGACACCAGTGTCTCAGCACAGCAttagcgccaccaccggttaTCACCATCGGCACATGGCACTacagcagcaaacagttcCTCCAccacttcaccaccatcaccagcaaccacctCCCTTGTCTTTGCCTAATCTGCTGCATCACTTGGCACCCAAAGAGTACGAGGTAACGAGCCTCCAGCAGTACGATGATCAGCactacgacgatgaagacTACTCCACCATGTCCGAAGATGAAGCTATTGTTCCAACAGTAAATATGCTCGACCCCAGTGTGCGACAGTTTCTAATCGGTAGCTTTCCATTACAGGAACCTTATGCGAAATCACCCAATCAGGACCACGCCAAAACGGAACTCCCAATACAGGATACGATCGTGGACACGAGCACCAAGACGTTGCTGCCCCCTCCGGTCACTACCGGTCATCTGGGCAGCACGACAAATCACTACACAATGCACGAGCTAAAGCCACCGATGGCGCTGGGTGCTCTAGGACCGATTGGACCACCGGCGCGCTGTGTtgacgaggaggagggagGCAAATGTGACTCATCGTCCTCACTCAGGGCAGTGGGAGGTCTGGCGCAAAAATCCAACGTCGCAGGAGGGCTCCAGGAAGGGGGCGCTTCCCGCGTTGGATCGACCGATCGTCCGCACAAGTGTCATATCTGTGAGCGTTCGTATCGGAATCAGAAGAACCTCAAGTCACACCTGAAGGTGCACGAGGGCATACGGGCGTATCAGTGTGAAATATGTGGAAAGAATTTTTCCGGTTCCAGCTACCTGGTCATTCACCGGAGGCGCCACACCGGCGAACGGCCCTTCAAGTGTTCCACCTGTGGCAAAGCGTTCGTCGATTCGCGTGCCCTCGCCGTCCACACGCGGCTACACAGTGGCGAACGGTTAAAGTGTGAAAAGTGCGAAAAGACGTTCTCCAGCGTCAGTGCACTCACCGTCCACAACCGGCTGCACACGGGCATTCATCCTTACAAATGCGAACTGTGCAGCAAAACGTTCCCTCAGTACAACAACTTGAAGCACCACATGAAGAAGCACGACCAGCCGGGGCCGACCGAGAAAAAGGCGTCCTCAAATGGCCTGTGTGCAACGAGCAATagtagcaacaccaccagcagcagcagcagcagcagcaactactcATCGGTGTCCAGTAGTGCAGTGGAGGGACAGATGCACGATCCTGTGGCTGCGTTGTCCAGTGTTGCTACAGTTGCACCCGTACCACAGCCTACTCAAGCGATGGTACCCAGCtcgaccaccagcaacatgtTTGACTTCAAATGCCACATCTGTAGTAAGCTGTACAAATCATCCGCCGAGCTGCAAGACCATCTTAGTCAGCACAGCAAAGAGCGACCGAATCAGTGTGAATTCTGCTCGAAGGTATTCCCACGGTCCTCGCATCTGATCATCCACCGGCGGCGTCACACCGGTGAGCGGCCGTTCAAGTGCAAATACTGTGACAAAGCGTTCGTCGATTCGCGGGCCCTCTCGGTGCACACGCGACTCCACACCGGGGAGCGCGTAAAGTGCGAAATTTGTGAGAAAACATTTGCCAGCTCCAGTGGACTGATCGTCCACCGACGCATTCACACCGGCATCCATCCGTACAAGTGTGACTATTGTGACAAATCGTTCGCCCAATCCACAGCCCTCAAGTATCATCTGAAGAAGCACGATACTTCCTCTTTGCCAACGACCACTAGCGTTGCCGCTGGCGTGGTTGCTACGGTTGCTAcgggtgatgctgctggtactgccaCAAGCAGTGCCTCTATCGGAAGCTCATCCACTCAGCAGACGATACCGGTCAGCAACGGCGCTGGTGAGGCAACCGGTGGAAACGATCGGTACAAATGTCTCACGTGTGGGAAGCTGTTCCGTTCCTCGGAATATCTGGTGCGCCATCGGCGTACACACAGCGGAGAGCGTCCGTATCAGTGCGAGATCTGCGggaaacacttttccaccATGAGCTATCTAGTCATCCACCGGCGTCGCCATACCTCGGAGCGACCGTACAAATGCACCTCTTGTGAGAAAGCGTTCGTGGATTCGCGCGCACTCCAGGAACACGCCCGGCTCCATACCGGTGATCGTGTCAAGTGTGAAATATGCCAAAAAACCTACTCCAGCGTGAGCAATTTGATCGTGCACCGGCGCATCCACAGCGGGATACATCCGTTCGAGTGTGGTAGCTGCGGTAAATCGTTCGCCCAAAAGAACGCCCTCAAGTATCACttgaaaaaacacaacaaaccagcGGAGCCGACGCCGAAAAACGAATAGTccgcgcacgcgcgcgcgcatcagGCGAATCCTTttcgaaggaagaaggaagtgaaCCGCCAAATGGCCAGCGAAAACATACCCCTCATATATAGTCGTACGCCAGTTTTAAACAGTTTCCTTAATCAGCGAACAAAACACTTTGCTGTCCGTTCGCTAAACAGAGATTGCATGATTGATTTCGATGTGtaaccacctccaccatctcACCTTATAGCCACCATAACTCTCCGCCCCAATTCAAactacaccatcatcatcaacagacaaacaacaaacacatagAATTAATTACTTCACAAACTACATCATCTCAGTAGGCTGTCGGTGTTtgaaagcgatcgatcgagaggggaaatatgtttttccttttgttacTTTAcgttttcaaataattattttccaaaatcaatcGCTGGTTAATTGTGAAGGTGATTTTAATATCTTATTTGTTCCTGCTACCGAACGTGAAGAAAATGGAGTAATTTTCGGAAAATTGTGTACTGATTCACTTATTTCTCTAATCCCTCTTAAGATCACGCAGATTTCGAATACTGTACAGACGACAAACAATACAAACCTCATCTCATAAGCCACAATAGTATATTAAGCCATCTTCAATTCAATCGCCATAAGACATTAATCATATGAAGTGAATTTCAATGGGCTGGGCGACGGTTGGCATGGTAACGTGGCCGTGGCATAACCGCAATCACTGTGCAATACTAATCTACCTTTACctcaagaaagagagaatcaAACAGCAGAAATATGTGCAAGCACTTAACCATTGTGCTGTGCCAACAGCCGCCGAGCCGAttgaaatattattttatgtGCAGAATCCGCCACCACagacaacacacaaacataatATAAATAGCCCATAATAACTATATCAATAGTAAGCGAGTGCAaatgatttccgttttttgtcATCCTTAAACACcaatcaacaaaacacacaaacagttCACGCGTGTCGCGTAAAGCAGGATAATaggagagggaaaaaattaaattgaaaacgaaaacattcgaacacagcatcagcacacaACTGGCAACACAATCCATTAACACAATCGAAACATACATGTATGAAACAGAACACTCAAAATACTCTCTAGAACACTCTCTGTTTGTAGGAAACACagaagccaaaaaggaaaaaaaacggcccaCCATCGAGCTGGGCAGCAGAATCGGTCGTAGAAAACGGTTCCGTTCTTACTCGGCATGTCAAACTTTTccaggaagcggaaacggagtAAGCCATGAAACAGGCTCACTGAGATCATCATTTTATTAACGAAAACCGCACACAAAACTACAcacgaaacaaagcaaaaaaaaacaaaagagttGGGTAAATTTATTCAGGAGACGCGCGATGGTCAAAAATGTCGTTTTATCGTTCTAAAACCGAAGGAAACAGATGAAGCCTATgtaaagaaaaggggaaactaGTCGCGAATATGAAGGAATGAGCAAAATAACAGAGTTGTAAAAATGAATCGAAAATTATagtgaacagaaaaaaacaaaaacaaaacgtcaaTATAAAACCCCAACCCTCCCCGCCCCCACATTTGATTCGTTCAACGgtgagagcaagagagaaggagatagaaagagagcggTCGAACgcgtttttcaatttaaaaaccaaaaattgtttccattctttctccGACCGTGTACGTATCGTAAATCAGTGATGACAAGCCGTAGCCCCCGCCCAGGGGGGCCAGCAAGGAAGTCGGATAAAAAGAAACTCTTTTCAAACACCCGCTCCACTGCTATGAGTAGCCCAAGGCAGCCGGAAGCTTATTGCATGCAGTAAGTACTTCTCATCTGGCGCGCGATCGCTGCCCaacgtgctggtgctggtgctgtaaatcaatcaattgtaTCCTGTAGTCCTGCAGTTGATGCTTATCTAATCCAGCTTTGCGTAACTCTCTTCTTCATCTCCCTTTTCCCCTGGCGTTTATGATCATTTCAGGTTCACCATCGAAGGAGGCCTGCCTTCATACCGATGCAATTGCAACAtgccggaggtggtggtgtaacGAGTCCTTAAACCACCTTTCAACGAGGGTTGTacttttgggggggaaagaagcgagcataattttcgcattttttatGCATCCTTACTATGTTATCGTGACCGAAGATCAGGTTTTGCGTTCCGTTTAAAAAGTTTCGCTACTTAGAGATGTTTGATATTTATTGATTCATTGCAATTGATAATCTGCTGCAACGTACTTGCGGTGCATTCGGTGGTGTACGTTGTGTTATTTGCACAGGAAAGGATATTATTCCATTTCCGAAACTTCGATTGAGATCTAAGATGCGTGGATACCACCGTTCTGCCTCTACCGGTGTCTTTGTTACGGAAACATCACTGTACTTTGCATAAGGATACGTTGGGTAAGCCGATCCTGTCTTGTGCTCTCATCTGGTGCTTGACGAACGACCGGTCAGCGGTCGGTCACACATGTCCGCAATCCTTTTCCCATCGCCCAGGACACTTTGCCGTTAAAAAGCCTTCCCTTCCGCTATGGCGCGGCCCTTGATTACAAAATTAAACTCCAGATCAACACCAGGCTAAGCGACTAAGGGTCAATGTTGAGGCGGTCCAATGTTtctcacgaaaaaaaaaatccggcaACAGAATAGGATGACCAAACGTGCCTTTGTGCACCTTTCGGACACCTCAGCTCGCCGGATCAGATCCGCAAAACAAGGAACTATAACGAGAGGCCAGAGAAAATGACCATTAGCATGGAAAATGTTGCATTCCCAGCAGCAAGACGTTCTCACCGCCCGGGAAGTCCCGGCCAGTCGGTCATGGCGGTAGGATGCCCCGAAGCAACGGTCAACCGTTCTTCTTACGTTTGTTTTCCCCCGTAAGAACTGACCAGCTGACCACCGGCGGGAACCCGCGGGGTCACAGTGAAGAAGGGTGCGGATTGCGGATCAATTTAACATCCTTGGCcggttttgttgattttattATTCGTCGTTGTGCGCCGTGCCTTCAGGCAGACGCGCAAGGAGCCCAAGACCGGTTTCTGGTGAGAGGGTTAGCGTGAATCAGCTGGGAAAGGATGGCTTcggggaaagcaaaaaaaaaactctatcTTAGACCGGAGCGCGGTAACAGAATTATAGGGCCACTTCTCAGGCGGCCACCATCAGAAGCCACGTTTATGTTCCAAGAGTGAGGAAGGGTTCCCTTATAACAATAGTCCAAGAAAGATTTCTTTCCCtgcgatcatgatgatgatgatgacagttGTCATTTGTTTGAGCCTCGCGACGCAGACCATCGTCCGATGCCTTTTACTTTAAAATACAGTTTAACATTgtgcgcacacaaaaaaaaattgaaggaaaggaaagaaaaaccccgGAACCCTATTAAAACCGAACTGGACAAATGCCTATCGACGGGCCTCGTAAACTCGGTTCGGTCCAACAACTGTTTGACCGTGACGCGATGTGTAATGTGATATTTGGGAGAAACACAACACGCCTCAATTTAGGTATTTGTTAAAAAGAGACCAAATagatggacagcagcagccgcagcacagtggcaccgtttttggccccaaaaaggtgtGCCCAGAGGCGGGACTCTGTAAAAGCCTCTAAATAGTGCGTGAGAAAGGCGGGAattatgcgttttttttttgtgcggcGGACATCCCGAAACggtgaaacaattgaaaaaatcGCTTTAACGATCATATGCAGTGGACAGCCGGTCATCGAGGCCTGccggtttgatgttttttttttggctttatGAAGATCCGTGCTTTCCGAACCcgagagagcaacagcagcagcagcaaatggtcaATGGTCCACCGAATGTATGCAATCACATGACGGGGGCAACACGTGCTTTTAATGGTCCATTTAATCGCTCAACCAAGCAAGCATCGCTTCCGACGCACGACAACCACGACTTAGTTGGCGGCGCCGGCCAGCAACGGAAAACGGGATCGGGAATAAAAAATGGtacgaaaaacgaacgaaacagaaCATCTGGAGACGAACCGGAGGAGGACGCATAACCGCGTATAACCTTCGCATTGTTTTTCGTGTGTATTTCGTCGGTTTAACTCTtgtgggggggaaaaaaaggaaaaaattaGCACTTTCTACCGGAATACGCctcccgcgcgcgcgcgcgaaaggcaggaggaaaacaaaaatcaactaCCGCGCGGTCGtggtcgccgccgtcgtcgccgcgaCGTAAAAACCACAAcgaatgaaaccattttttgaGGCCAACCCCGTCAAAACGCACTCGCGGACCAGACCAGCGTCCGCGTGTGTATTTCGGGTGGCCatagtttctttttattaCTCCCCAAACTCCCTCCCCGGGCGGGGGGCACATGTGCGTGGTTACTATTGCTCTCTTAATTGCAGCCTTGCCTGCAGTGCAACTTCTCTTCATAAAACTAAATTTTATATTGCCTAGTAGGCCCTGTGCGGGATCTGGTGGAGAATCTGGTAGTTAGGATGGTGTAGCAGGCCTTGCCGCGGTACTGCCGGGCAGGTACTTTCTGTTTCACTTGAACGACGGTCATTAGAGTATCAATTTTGATCACTTTCGCCAGCCAGATTCTCGAGGGGAACTAGTGCTGGAAGAGAGACACGACAACAAATCGTCACACTTCACCAATGTGGGTCACTGTACCACCGTTAGTACCACCACCTCATCATCAATCTCACTACCCTACGGGTCTCACTGCGCCGGCGCCAGCTGAGctcacgacgatgacgatcgccgATAGGGTGTTCGAATCAGGCAGATCCAATTACGGGTCCCTAACTCATCCGTACAACAAAGCCCCAGATGCTTTTGAGAGCAATCGCTTATGTATGATAATAGAATCACATTTGTTACTcgcgagagcagcaccagcaccggaagaCCCGGTGCGCTCCGGTATTTCACGGGACGATCGCGTTTGTCGTTtcgatgatcagcagcaactgaaCACAAATTGCACTTTTTGTGGTGGTGCAAACCAATTAGGGGGAACTGAAGCAAGCATATATTAACATCTGCAAACAGTCCTGTAATCAGGTCATGAGATATAGAAGCTCAAGCAGAAGAACAGATACACGGAAGCTGCCA is a window of Anopheles aquasalis chromosome 2, idAnoAquaMG_Q_19, whole genome shotgun sequence DNA encoding:
- the LOC126577816 gene encoding zinc finger protein 62-like translates to MIQTMQQQQQQQQQQQQLTQVQTPIQQQSCRCEFCEYLQANRISLTGDHSFQCEFCGEGFSNQNSYNRHRCGSTDIQVYRCESCRHEYGTSRTMPTINSGEPRDKCDICNRNFDHSMLEDHGSCGPVPPPLQAPPPPPPISNSLASIETVPTMGAVAVPPPIGTANSSGVGNGNTNNLPASKSYNVPILLASVSSTSPAGTFRDTSNGGTSDLSAAASVRSIADSPMEHDIGTLDPFGSDSECISEYLGHESMSSGAYATTYCTGRKMECSLSESSGTNPGSLLPESAKTYFVLGNVELQQAVQPTTNNNSDIPATPVSQHSISATTGYHHRHMALQQQTVPPPLHHHHQQPPPLSLPNLLHHLAPKEYEVTSLQQYDDQHYDDEDYSTMSEDEAIVPTEPYAKSPNQDHAKTELPIQDTIVDTSTKTLLPPPVTTGHLGSTTNHYTMHELKPPMALGALGPIGPPARCVDEEEGGKCDSSSSLRAVGGLAQKSNVAGGLQEGGASRVGSTDRPHKCHICERSYRNQKNLKSHLKVHEGIRAYQCEICGKNFSGSSYLVIHRRRHTGERPFKCSTCGKAFVDSRALAVHTRLHSGERLKCEKCEKTFSSVSALTVHNRLHTGIHPYKCELCSKTFPQYNNLKHHMKKHDQPGPTEKKASSNGLCATSNSSNTTSSSSSSSNYSSVSSSAVEGQMHDPVAALSSVATVAPVPQPTQAMVPSSTTSNMFDFKCHICSKLYKSSAELQDHLSQHSKERPNQCEFCSKVFPRSSHLIIHRRRHTGERPFKCKYCDKAFVDSRALSVHTRLHTGERVKCEICEKTFASSSGLIVHRRIHTGIHPYKCDYCDKSFAQSTALKYHLKKHDTSSLPTTTSVAAGVVATVATGDAAGTATSSASIGSSSTQQTIPVSNGAGEATGGNDRYKCLTCGKLFRSSEYLVRHRRTHSGERPYQCEICGKHFSTMSYLVIHRRRHTSERPYKCTSCEKAFVDSRALQEHARLHTGDRVKCEICQKTYSSVSNLIVHRRIHSGIHPFECGSCGKSFAQKNALKYHLKKHNKPAEPTPKNE